One Triticum dicoccoides isolate Atlit2015 ecotype Zavitan chromosome 4B, WEW_v2.0, whole genome shotgun sequence genomic window carries:
- the LOC119290857 gene encoding probable protein phosphatase 2C 30 has protein sequence MSEIRRDVPEGTGAGAEGKGADSHVGSRAARRRRMEIRRHRLVAEHGAEVSRKRRKLDGESSTDEEEIEPAKYGVTSVCGRRRDMEDAVSVRPEFLPGHHFFGVFDGHGCSHVATSCGERMHEIVAEEAGGARSLGSDDADRWMGVMERSFARMDAEAVSSRSRASGAPTCRCELQLPKCDHVGSTAVVAVVGPRHLVVANCGDSRAVIGRGGAAIPLSSDHKPDRPDELERIQAAGGRVIFWDGARVFGVLAMSRAIGDSYLKPFVISDPEVRVLDRKDGEDEFLILASDGLWDVVSNEVACHVVRSCVRSKAKRRGGRSSPTSNLSPRQSSGSGSGSSSGDEAQNDGGGCADARSESDEESGEDVDEACAEAAILLTKLAIARQSSDNVSVVVVNLRRRRPRF, from the exons ATGTCAGAGATCCGCCGCGACGTGCCGGAAGGGACGGGGGCGGGGGCGGAGGGGAAGGGCGCCGATTCCCACGTCGGCAgccgggcggcgcggcgccggAGGATGGAGATACGGCGGCATAGACTGGTGGCCGAGCATGGTGCGGAGGTGTCCAGGAAGAGGCGGAAGTTGGATGGAGAATCCTCGACGGACGAGGAGGAGATTGAGCCCGCCAAGTACGGCGTCACGTCGGTGTGCGGCCGACGGAGGGACATGGAGGACGCGGTTTCCGTCAGGCCCGAGTTcctccccggccaccacttcttcgGGGTCTTCGACGGCCATGGCTGCTCGCAT GTTGCTACGTCGTGCGGGGAGCGGATGCACGAGATCGTGGCCGAGGAGGCCGGCGGCGCTCGCTCGTTGGGGTCAGACGACGCGGACAGGTGGATGGGTGTCATGGAGAGGAGCTTCGCGCGGATGGACGCCGAGGCCGTGAGCTCAAGGTCTAGGGCCAGCGGAGCGCCCACCTGCCGCTGCGAGTTGCAGCTGCCCAAGTGCGACCACGTCGGCTCCACGGCCGTCGTCGCCGTGGTCGGCCCTCGCCACCTCGTCGTCGCCAACTGCGGTGACAGCCGTGCGGTCATCGGCCGCGGGGGCGCCGCCATCCCACTCTCATCCGACCACAAG CCGGATCGCCCCGACGAGCTGGAGCGGATCCAAGCGGCCGGAGGGCGCGTCATCTTCTGGGACGGCGCCCGCGTCTTCGGCGTGCTCGCCATGTCCCGGGCCATTGGAGACAGCTACCTGAAGCCATTTGTGATATCCGACCCGGAGGTGAGGGTCCTGGACAGGAAGGACGGCGAGGACGAGTTCCTCATCCTCGCCAGCGACGGCCTGTGGGACGTGGTGAGCAACGAGGTGGCTTGCCACGTGGTGCGATCGTGCGTGCGCAGCAAGGCGAAGCGCCGCGGCGGTCGGTCGAGCCCGACCTCCAACCTGAGCCCCAGGCAGAGCAGTggaagcggcagcggcagcagcagcggcgacgaAGCCCAGAACGACGGCGGTGGTTGTGCCGACGCACGCTCCGAGAGCGACGAGGAGAGcggcgaggacgtggacgaggcatGCGCCGAGGCGGCCATCCTGCTGACCAAGCTGGCGATAGCGCGGCAGAGCTCGGACAACGTCAGCGTCGTCGTCGTCAACCTCAGGAGGCGCCGCCCGAGATTCTGA